The stretch of DNA GTCCTTGCCGCCATGCGGGAGGTTCCCCGCCACCTTTTTGTCCCCGAAGACCTCAGATATGCCGCCTACGGGGACCACCCCCTCCCGATCGGGGAGGAGCAGACGATATCGCAGCCCTATATCGTGGCGGTGATGACCGAACTCCTCTCCCCGGAACCGGGCGACCGGATCCTTGAGATCGGGACCGGCAGTGGGTATCAGGCGGCCGTGCTCGGGCGAATCGTCCGCGAAGTCTGGAGCGTGGAGCGGATCGCGTCGGTGGCGGCGCAGGCGGAACGGAACCTGGAGGCGGTCGGGGCGGCAAACGTTCATGTGGTCGTCGGCGACGGGACGCTCGGCCTCCCCGAGCGCGCTCCCTACGACGGGATCATCGTCACCGCCGCCGCACCCTCGGTCCCTGAACCGCTCTTCGACCAGGTCGCCGACGGCGGCAGGCTCGTTGCCCCGGTCGGCTCCCGCCATCTGCAGGACCTCGTCTGCTATACCCGCAGGGGCGGGGACTTCGTGGTGCGTTCGTGGGGAGGGGTGGCCTTTGTCCCCCTCATCGGCACCTATGGGTGGGAGGTGTAAGACAT from Methanofollis liminatans DSM 4140 encodes:
- a CDS encoding protein-L-isoaspartate(D-aspartate) O-methyltransferase — translated: MEQDFAQARRLMVEHQIRARGVSNERVLAAMREVPRHLFVPEDLRYAAYGDHPLPIGEEQTISQPYIVAVMTELLSPEPGDRILEIGTGSGYQAAVLGRIVREVWSVERIASVAAQAERNLEAVGAANVHVVVGDGTLGLPERAPYDGIIVTAAAPSVPEPLFDQVADGGRLVAPVGSRHLQDLVCYTRRGGDFVVRSWGGVAFVPLIGTYGWEV